The following nucleotide sequence is from Halorussus caseinilyticus.
AGAGTTGGCCCACCGCGTCCGGGCCGACCCGCTTGCGCTTGAGTTCCACCACGACCGTCGCGCCCTCGCGGTCCTCGCCGTAGATGTCCACTGCTCCGGCGGGCGTCTCGCGTTCGATGGCGAGCGGTCGAAAGCCCGCTTCCACGAGGTCCGGGTCGTCGAGGATGCGCTGGCGGAGGTCCTCCTCGGTGCCGGTCAGCGCGAGGTCGTGGCGGTCGGTCACGTCGAAGGTCGAGACCTGTTCGACCTGCTCGAACGCGACCACCAGTCGCTCGTCGGGCGCGGTTCGGCGGCTTACGATTCGGAACTCGCCGTCCGCGAGGGTCGCCTCGTGGGTGCATCCCGGCGGTTGCCAGTTGACCGGCTTCTGGCCCTCGTCGGTGTGGACCAGCGCGGTGCCGTCGGGTTTGAGGACGACCAGTCGGTCGCCCGGGCCGAGCGTGCTGGCCGCTCGCCCCTCGTACTCGACCGTACACCGGCCGAAGACGGTTATCATGGCTCCGCGGTCGATTGCCGCGCCGACGCGTTCGCGGGCCGTCTCGGGGTCCGGGCGGTGGAGGAC
It contains:
- the nucS gene encoding endonuclease NucS gives rise to the protein MTSADGDSASGVLHRPDPETARERVGAAIDRGAMITVFGRCTVEYEGRAASTLGPGDRLVVLKPDGTALVHTDEGQKPVNWQPPGCTHEATLADGEFRIVSRRTAPDERLVVAFEQVEQVSTFDVTDRHDLALTGTEEDLRQRILDDPDLVEAGFRPLAIERETPAGAVDIYGEDREGATVVVELKRKRVGPDAVGQLSRYVETLDRELHADAEIRGFLVAPSVTERARGLLAEKGLEFVSLGPPE